AGTTAAGGTAGCAAGGAATGACATTGATGGACACTATCGTGATGGATATAGgatatataaccttattgGACTTGAGATACTGAGCTACTTAGATCCCTTCACGGGTGTTTGTTATCAagtttgttttgttttgtcATGCGAACAAGTTCAGCCCATGCATTGTTCTGTCTGACATTACCAAGACTTCCAGCCTAGCTTCAGCGCGTCATCCGTGGCTTCGTCAGCCGATTGCTCCCAGTGTGAACATATTCTCATGTACATCCACTCCTTAACCCCCTGTTCATAGTCTTCTCTGGCTTTCTTCCGTGTTACGTGAACAGGGTGTTCCATCGGGTCGAACTTGCgaacttcatcttctccccATGCGTCTTCCTGATCGATGGGGTCAAACGTGACGATATCTATCTCACGCGCCGCACCATCGGCACCTCGGCAATCGATATTTGCATATGGATACACGAAAAACCAGCCGCGGTACATCACAGAAGAGCAATCGCGATCGTATTTGGCCCAGACCAAGCCAGGAAGTTGTTGATTGTTGGCAgtggcttcttcatcagAAGAGGACTCGGATGTCGTGGAGCCCAGACTAGAACCGGACTCCTCTGCCGGATTATCCTCCACTGGTTGGGGGTTTTtttgcttctcgagctccatggctctcttgaccttgcggatATGGCGCCATATGGTGCCTCGAGCCTTTAGCTCCCCGCGGTAGTGCTTATGGCATTCTTCAGTCGTGGCACctgggaggaagaagaactCCCACCGAAACCTGCCACCCCTCACCTGGGACTTaccatcctcaaggccaagctggaaTACGCACCCGTCAAAGTCACGCGGCACATCTGGATGGACCATATAGAAGACCCAGGAGGCAAGGGGAGGCAAGGGACAGACCCCCGAGCTCTCCCATGACATCAAGGCTGGTCTGCCGGTGTGATCGTTGAAGATGCGGTTGTTGGATACTAGTGGGAGTTTGGGTGGCAAGCGAATCTGGGGTGGGCCGTTGGGGTACTTGTCCTTGGGTACCTCTCCTCCAGGGTCCTGGGCCGCGTCTTTGTTCGGACCATGCTGGGCTCGAGAGATGATGTCAAGACCTAACTAAGATTCTGTAAATTGGATGGTGTAGACGTGGCCGAGTTAAAAGGATGGAGGGCAGGATGAGAGGAGGTGAGTTGAGGAGGAATTGTTATTCCCCGCTACCCGATGCGGAGCACTTCAGAATCAACATCAATTTGGGTTGGGGAAAGCTCAATAATACTACAGCAGGTTGGACGAGACACCGATCTATTACGCGGCCCTATCGTTGCACCCGGCTTTCCGATGGGGATATTTTGAGAATGAGTAGAAGGATAACCTAGCATGGGTCAcgaaggcgaagaagatggttCAGGAAATATGGGAGAGGGAATATCGTTACCTTCAGGTTGTACGAAATCCCGTGGCCGACGAACCAGTTGCGAAGCGACAGCGGAAGTACTACAACCCGTTTCAGGAGTATTGCGAGCGCTCTCCGGGTGCAATGGATATGGTGAAAGAGGAAGCCTCCGATCCGTAGGGTATGTAACGCTCGCTAGTTGAGCAAATGCGCTGACTCAGCACCTAACCTCTGTAAGTGACTGTCGACCGCTAACTCGCAGCGGATGACCCCGCGCGGGGCATCCACCATAGCAGCCTTCAACCACGCCCAAATTTTTGGTCCCATTTCGTCACTCTATCTTTTCCATACACAATCCCCCGACCGTTGATTTACTGGCCAACTTGATCTACAACTTGTCCGGTCTCATATCCTATTTCAGTCAAGCGACATACACGAcgcgatggcttcctcttccacaGCTGACGCTCCCGCGGCGTCTTCGCCGcccgtcgccatcgtctGTGTCGGAATGGCAGGCAAGCTAGATCCTCACCAGATGCCTTTGGCTCTTCACATCTAATCTGCTACTCAGGATCTGGAAAGACTACCTTTATGCGCCGCATCAATGCTCACCTCCACCAGAAGGAGACCCCTCCCTAtgtcatcaacctcgacccCGCCGTCCTCTCCGTGCCCTTCGAGTCCAACATCGACATCCGCGACTCGGTCAACTACGAGGAGGTCATGAAGCAGTACAACCTCGGCCCCAACGGCGGAATCCTAACGTCGCTAAACCTCTTTGCCACAAAGGTTGACCAGATTGTCAACCTGCTCGAGAAGCGCGCCCAGCCCGAtcccgagaagcccgagcGCAAGCCCATTGACAGGATTTTGGTTGACACACCCGGCCAGATCGAGGTGTTTGTCTGGTCGGCCTCTGGAACCATTCTTCTCGAGTCTCTTGCGTCGTCTTTCCCTACAGTTATCGCCTACGTTATTGATACCCCGCGAACTGCTTCCACTTCGACATTCATGTCCAACATGCTCTACGCCTGCTCCATTCTCTACAAGACCAAGCTGCCCATGATTCTCGTCTTCAACAAGACCGatgtcaaggatgccgagTTCGCCAAGGAGTGGATGACCGACTTTGAAGCCTTCCAGGAGGCGCTGCGACGAGACGAGGAGTCGGATGCGCTCGGCGGAGTGGAGGGTGGTGGTCACGGAGGAAGCGGATACATGGGCAGCCTGCTCAACTCGATGAGCCTGATGCTGGAGGAGTTTTACGCACACTTGAGTGTGGTTGGAGTGAGTTCGCGACTGGGTACCGGAGTGGACGAGTTCTTCGAGGcggtcgaggagaagaagcaagagttCCTACGTGACTACTTGCCTGAGCTGGAGCGGAGAAGGGCAGAGCGCGACGAGCAAAAGAAGGCAACCCGagagaaggagctggacaagatgaTGCAGGGAATGACGGTTGGCGGACAACCCGCACCCaagaaggacgacgacgacgacgtggaCGTTCCgagcgacgatgatgacacagactcggacgacgaggccaagaagcagagccTCCAGGAGCGATACCAAGCCGCCATGGGAGACAACGAAGACTCTATCATGGCGGACGCGAGTTTCGCAAAGTACCTCCACACACAGAGGTAATGAAGTAGAAGCAGGCAGCATACATAGGCGGCGTTTAGGGGGTTGGGATAAGGGTTTCTTTTAACACAAAAAATGGATTGCCGAACGGACGATCTGGGGGGTTTCTTAGCAAAGTTAAGTTAGATACCAAAGGCAACTTTGAAGCAAAAAGATGGAATAATCGAGATGCAGTTGTCTTGTTGCAAAAAAAATGTGTCGTATTTGTCTATCGGCTTCGTTCAACCAAAAGTCCCAGACCCCTAAACTCCCATCTCCAAAGTCAAAATGCCACAACACCCTTCTTTCattctttgtttctttcgACACGCCGTCTGCTCATCGGGCCTCGAACTGGACCATTCTACAGGAAGTTAGCAACAGCTTTGGTTAAAGTATAGAGCAGCAATAAAACCTACCGCTTGGTGCGCTCCTTGTAGAGAACACGGCCGGCGCAGTGCGGGCACGCGACGAGGGCGTCCTTGCCGAGAGTGACGCTGCCGCCGCAGTCGCCACAGAGATATGTCATGACGGAGCGTGTCTCGTGCGTCTCGCGGGTGCCGCCGCGCTGGGCGGAACCGGAGGTAGGAACCTGGTACTCTTCGCGAGGCATGTTGAAAGTGTGTGTTTGTTGTGGTTTATGCGACGACGGGTGATGATCTCGTTGTGGTGGGGGGTGGGAAAAGAAATGCGCAAAGAGTTGCTTGGTCATGGAGGACGGTGAAGGAATTTGTACGGCAGAATTTAGGcggtgaagaggaaagaaTTTGGGGGGTAGGGACGTACCACTTGATCAGCACGGGAGGGAGCTTGGGGTCAAGGATGGATGCGACAAGGCAACCATTCATAAGCTGTACCGGCATTGCCAGGCAATATTACAGTACCTGTACTGCCGCTATGAGCCGTGCTTGTTCTCATGATGTGTTTGGGTTTTACTCGTTCTCAATCAACCAATTCACTATCAAGCCGTCTCTTGGCCCAATTCAGCGACTCGCCACGCCGACATTCAGAACGCATCATTTCAAAGCATAGCTACGGTAGCTTATTCAAGTGACCCCTGCCTCGATCAATGCATTTCATCTCTTGGCTCAGTCCATCATAGTTGAGCACCTAAGTCACCATTGCTTCCCGTCCACACTAGTAGACGTCCTTGTGACAGCTCGTCCCGTGGGGTGACTCGGCTCCCCTTCCAGGTGTAATTGCGCAACTGAGGCAAGAATAACAACGTGAGAAAATTCCATCATCTACCAGATAAACACCCATTCCTACATGACCAATTCTACAACCtctttcttccttctctttaAATAAACCTCGCGCTCACTTTCCTATCTCGACCGTTCCCCAACCAATGAACCACTAAGACGCCTCTGGTTAGCAAGAGAAACAGTTCAAGCACCCCACGCTGCCAAACTCCACTAAACCCCTGTCGGCGCAAGCTCCCAGATCCCAAATCTCGGGGGGGAGTACCTCGGTTTCTCTCCACACTCATGATCTTGAACCTTTTCAATTCCTCTACTCATCGTGACTTGGACCTGTTATCTTTTATTTCAACCTCACGCTTCTCCGGACGCTTAATCTCATATCTTCTCACTCAATAACTATCCAACTCGCAGCTCACAATCCTACCATGTTCGATCCATCTACTCCTCCAACAGCTTGCTGCCCCTTCTGCACAATCTGCACCATCTTCAAGCCCTATGATCCTCTCAACCCTCCTCCccaatcatcaccatccataGACCCCGAGCTCGTCTCACCTGCATCTTTCATCGTGCTCTCCACCCCGACGCTCATCGCCTTCCTCGACATCCTACCTCTCAGCCGCGgtcacctcctcctctgcccaaGGCCTCATCGCCCCAAGCTCACCGACGTGACCGACTCCGAGTCCGCCGAGCTGGGTCGCTATCTACGCGTCTTATCCAAGGCTACAGCTCGCGCCACAGGTGTCGAGGACTGGAACGTGGTGCAGAACAACGGCGCCGCTGCAGCCCAGGTCGTCCCGCACATGCACTTCCACGTCATCCCCAGACCGGAAATTCGCGCCAGCGGCAGGTTCAGTGAGAGCTTCACCATGTTTGGAAGGGGGAAGcgggaggagctggatgacgatgaggcggCTCAGCTAGCCGAGGAGCTGAGGCAGAGTGTCGCCGCCGTCctgaaggaagaggaggaggagagtcgAAAGGCCAAACTATAGAGTCGGGTTGAGCAGCAGTTTCTTGTTGTCTCATTGGTCACTCTTCGGATCAGCGTGCCATTTTGGGGTCTCTTTATTACATTCTCATATCTCTATCCAATACCCATGTCATGTAAGTCCTGTCAGTACACACCTTCATCAACCTTtactcatcatctccaaagaAGACTCTCCTGGGCAAGAACCCATCCCCGACAACCTTGAACCGGGTCTCGATCCCATCCAACATGTCCATCTCTTCGCCCGTCAGCTCCCACCCGTCCAGATCTAAGTTGGACTCGATCCGCGAAGACGTGACGCTCTTGGGGACGACGCTCCAGCCCTTCTGCAGACCCCACTGCAGCAGCACCTGCTGTGGCGTCTTGCCCTTTGCATTGGCGATGTCAACCAGGATCTTGTTGCGGGACAGGCCCAAGTGGGCTGAACCCAGGCACGAGTATCCTTCGGTGTGGATGCCCTTGGAGGTGTTGTAGGCGACGAGGTTGGGGGAGGGGTTGCACGGATGCAGCTCGATCTGGTTGACAGCGGGAACGACCTGCATTGTCAGCTACGAACTCTCGTCCTCTTGGCGGAAGATACCTACCTTGGTAGAAGGACTGTtcagcagctcctcgaggtGTCTAATGCCAAAGTTGGACACACCAATGTTGCGAACCTTTACCCCATCCAACAACTTCTGCATCTCAGCCCAAGTATCAACAAAATCCCAATCCCGGTACAAGTTAGCCGGATCATCCGCATCTCTCGAGCAAGGCCAGTGGATCAAGTACAAGTCGACATAATCAAGTCCAAGATTGTTCAGACTCGTCTCCAAGCCCTCGCGGACATGCTTGTGCCAGTTGTTGCGCAGCTTGGACGTCACCCAGATGTCCTCGCGGGGGACGCCAGAGGCACGGATCCCGACGCCGACTTCTCGTTCGTTGCCGTAGGCGAGGGCCGTGTCGATGTGGCGGTAGCCCGCTCGGAGGGCTGTCTCGACGGCGGCTGAGACTTGCCGGGGGTTGGAGCGCCAGGTTCCAAGGCCGACGGCGGGGATCTCGTCGCCGGTGTTGAGGGTGAAGGTGCGGCTAGAGTGTGTTAGCATGTTGAGGGCCATCACGAGGGGATACAGGGAAGACTTGCGTGTCAGGCTGAAGGGGAACCATGGTCGGTGATGGGGTTAGTTGTCAGTGCGGTATGAAGTCGATGTTGTCGCTATCAAGATGGACACTGAAGTGGCAGGCTCTCAGTCTTAGCTGCAAAGTTGTTGACGGATTCAAACTATTGATAGATCCAAAAGGCAGTTTATATATCCAAACTTCCTCCTCGATAATTCACCCTTTCGTCCCATCTACTATCCATGATGCCGCTATTCAGTACCTCTACCGACTGCCTGTTGGCCAATCTACCTTTTATCCTCTAGGCATCTAGCAATCCAGATAGGCCTACACAAGCCGAGTACATGCACTTCACTAGCATGTACATTCAACACGATCTTGTCACATATCGAGGTCACATAGATGCCATATACCATTGTGAACCCTTTCATCCAAGTCAAGTCCAACAGACAAGCTTCACAACAAAGACCCCATGCACCCCAAGGCATACAAACCTCAGTAATCACAATGTCCCCTCTTTAACAAACTCGCCACCCAATCATCACATACGAgacaaaagaaaaaaaaaaaagagtcaAAGCCAACCCTGAATAGTGGCAAAAGAGTTGAGATTCCTACTGTAAACTGACAAATGAAAAAAAGAAGGCCCATACACAGACAACCATTCAAGCggagcaagaagagaaatATGGATTTTTCCCCCATAACAAAAGCCACCCTTGTTATTACCCCATATTCCATGACTCCTGGTGCAATCTAGCAACCGCATTTCTCCCTAGTCCAAGCGTACGCCCACCCTTCCTTGAGATTAACTacttccttttccttcagATAGTCTTTTTTTTATGCTTTTTACTCTTTTTTGTTTGCAGTTTGTCATTCACTTGTTGCCTCCCAATACGCCCCTTGTCCTTATCCCCTTTTTGtttccatcccatccccctTTACTCTGTATTCCTGTACCCTTTTTTTACGTGAAACCTCTAAACTAAACATCTACCACCCATCCTCCCCTCCAGACCACCAATTCTCCCTCGGAGTTCTCTCCGCTCCCTCTCCAGCCTAGCCGTCTGCCTCTCCAGCGCGCGGATCCTCTCGCGAGCCAGGTCGAGCACCTCGGCCTTGCTGACCCTGCGATCGCTCGCAACGCCGCCTTCGCGGCCGGGTGGGGGCAGGACGGCGAGTAGCCGCTCAAAGTGCGTGTTGAGACGCTTGCGGTACTGCTGCTCTACTTGGTTGTGAGCTGCCCgagccttgacctcttcaacaGTCTCGGACGGATGCCGCGGCTTGGTGGCTGCGGCTCCTCGCTTCTTGGGAGCTCGAGACGCAGTGCGAAGCTGCGTGTGAGGCCGCTTGGCTCCCTTTGTCTTGTCGGCGCCTCGCTTACGCTTCTTGGGCGCcggctcctcctcttcctcttcctcctcgtcctcgtcgcgGTCCGGATTGTCGTCCTCGGCCCCTGACTCGGCGGCAGACAGCTCGTCGGCCATAGGCGGGGTGGGCAGGAAGGTCGCCGCGGGGGACACGTGGGCAGGCCAGACGGTACCGAGGGACGGGCTCACCGAGGAGCCGCCGGTCAGGTCGTAGCCGTCGGAGAGCGAGGTAGAGGCACGGACGGGGAACTGGCCCGGGGTGGCGGGCGGGATGGCGTAGCCGCTCGAGGAAAAGTCCCCAAACGGCCGGTCAAGGTAGGCAAAGTCAGCCatgggggaggggaagaCGGTGTTGTCGAGACTGGGCGTCTCTGGGGACTGAAGAGAAGTCTGCTGAATGTATATGTCAGTCGATGCCTCCCTGCTTTTTGAGACGGGGGAGACAACTTACAGGTGAAGCCTCGTATGAAGCATCCAGACCGGAGAAGGGCATGGCAGCGGCATCCATGCTGCTCATCCAGTTGTCAGACAAGCCGCCGCCGAAGCGTGCTCCTCCGCGCTCCCCCTCCGCGGCGTCGAGATATGTCGAGCTCATCATTGTAATAGAGTAGAACCCGTTTTAACGGTTATCCGCAAATACCAAAAGTAATACGAGGTTGTCCTTGAACCCCGTCATCACGTATGGGGCGTGAAACGTATGTCGTCGTGTGTGTTTGTGTATCAGTATGGCTTTGCTGATTTATCTGGTGTCGCAGTATGTGTCTTGTTTGTTTAAAAAGAAGGGGGGGTTCTTGTTATAGGCAGTTAAGTAGGCGGCAGACTTGTAGTCTCGAGGCTGCTCGGATGTCTGATACTGTTGACAAGCCGCAAGCCATCACGGAACTTCGAATTCTGCGCTCTTGTTTTTATCGTCTGTTTTTGTTTTCTGTAGAAATCGAGCAAGAGACTTGTACAGGacaaaaagagagagagagagaggcaaCAGAGAGAGAGCCAGGTTCCCGTTTGCAAATGTAGGACTCCCGGGGTTGGACAGGTCCCCTTTTATACACAACAGCCCGTCGTGTCGAATAGGCCCAAGCCCCAAAAACCCAACCACGGGGAACGGAGCGCCAAGCcatcttttctctcttttttacACCAGGCTCCTTCACATAAACCGAGTCAAGCACAAAACCGAATGGGGAAGGGGTGTGCCAATGTGTGAATGTGAAAAGAGACGAGCGCAAACAAGGGGTCATGACGGAACGGTCTCCTCTCCTAGAGGACAGGACTGGGGTTGGTCGTCCTTCACACCCCCCATAGGCAGGCCGCTCCTCGGAGTGCAGCAGAGCAACACGACAGGACCATCACCAGAGGAgaggcatccatccatcaagcCGTAGCCGAGGCGCAGCCGGAAAAAGAGACCACTCTCCGCTTCAGGACCTGTCCTGTCCAATGTGATGCATCACAACTGCCATCGGCCGGTTGCTTCGCTTAAGCCTGGGGTGTGGACAGAGTTTCTCTACGGGCATACCGTAAGAGTCAAAAAGAAGAGAACAAACGGGCCAATACAAATCGCAACAAGTTACACAAGGGCGTCGCCCGCCTCCGCGAAAAGCacaggcagagagagagccAAGGAATAAAGTCTTGGCGGGCGGCAAGGATTGGGCATTCTCTTAGTAAATCCGGGCCCGGGACACCTAATAGCCACGTAAGAGCAACTCATGAGGTGTGTAAACTCGCTCTCGGCCTGCGGTCCTCTCGGGGTCCTGTGTGTGCTGGCCTCGTGATGTGCTTATGGAGGAGCAATTCGTTGGATGTTCTTGTAGTCTCATCCGACTCTGCAGCTTCGGCATCTTGAACTGCCCATCCCCATTATTCCCCCCCTCCCATCAACCCTTACCCCAAGGCTTGTCGTCTAAACAAGACCGCATCTGACAGCGGACAAATGAAAAAACACGACCGGTCTGGGGGAGAGTGTTAGGGAGGGGGCGGAAAAGTGTGGGTGGTCTGAGTTTATCCCCGGCCTTTTTCCCCGAGCCCAAGCCCAGAAACGGCTCCTCCAGGGATGGGTCCCCTTTGACTAACCTCAATCTCGTTTGCCTTGGAACGTGCCCTTTTGCTACCTCGTGGGGATGGGATGTGTGTGATGGATGCCCTTTTTCACTGCCGACGTGGGGATCGGCGATGACGAGCGTGGGAACTATGTAAGATTTCCATGTCCGCCCTGTGGTTTTTTGATGCTTGCTGGGTCACATGAGGTCTCCCCACTAGGATGTTGGTTTGAAGCTATCCATGTCCGGTTCCGCCTGTTGGTTCTCAGGTTCTTGGGTAACGGTAATGAGAAATCTCTGGGGCTTGAAAGACTTGGCGCACCAGAGATTGTCTTGGAAGAGTTTCGAACTGAAAagacctttttttttctttactCTTGACCGAAGTAGGGGAAGGGCACCTAGGGTTACCATCACCCCCCATCTGCTGCCCCAAGACAAATCGTAGCATCATCGTAGGATACTCGTCCTACCATCGTTGGACACCTCTCGATCCGCCCGCCCGCGAATCTCCAGATAGGATCTTTGCCTGTATCCGAGGGTAATTGTTTTTCTAGGCGTTGGCCCATGCCCCCGGAGTTGCATCTCCCAGGCCAAAGACTGCGGACTTGGCTCGGGATCCCTTCCTCTCCCCATGGTGTTTGCATCGGACCATTTGTGACTTGATGATCTCACCGTTTTCGAATCCGGGGTAATCGAGTTGGCGGACATTGGCCTCCGTCCGTTCGGTCAACAGCTGGGAAATACGATGGAAAGAATGGATGGGCTTCTTGGTGTCGTCTCTTTGCCCAGCGGCGCGGCAAGTAGGTAGACTAACCTGAGGTATGAGTCAACGGTGTAAATCGCCCATGTACACACAAGAAACTGTGCCATGCTCTCCAAACCTCATGCCATTGCCACGTTTCCCTACAGGACATCCAGAACCATGTCCAAACCTCTACTGCCGACCACCTGCCGAAGGGTCACCCTCGCTCTATCCCATCCTCCCGGGACACACTTGCATCTCTCTCCACCCTCCAACTCTACAGAGTACGTACAATACCAAAACATCATGACCTTCACCAGTTCCCCCATATTCCCATCTCCCCAACGTCTTCAGCCTTACCCGTTGCGGAGTTTCTTCACGCCCCCTCTCAGCCAATGATGATTTATCATGGCCCTCAAGGGTAAGTTCAGGGCAGGGGGTGAACGGGACATGTCACGAACATGTCGTCTGCggctttttttccttttccttctaTCTACCCTCCCCCAACCCCGGGGTCAAGGGGGGCATACATATATACATCACTCATTTTGATGATTATTTTAAACATGAACCTGCGTCAGTCTAGGCAAAACGTGGTTTCGGGCGATCGGTAAGTGGGCTCTTCTGTGCGCGCGGGTAGATCTGATCGGAACACGGATCTCTCTGTGCGTTTGATGACTTGCGTTGTTTTTCATGGCCTGGCAAAGTTGCTGATTTTTGGGTGATGGACGATGCTTGCGGTATAAAGGGGGCCTGGCACCCAGATGGATGTATTGCTCTGGATGAACACTTCTTGGAATCTTCAACAATATATATCTCAACACGATATCCAAGACCAACATGCCCACCCTATACCTATACCTATCCCATCCGACCACGCGAATGACGACAACATGATATCAAGAGCGACCCCTTTCGGTAACTCGACGCTGTCCAAGCACCTGTCCGAGTGTACATGACCGACGAGTACGATCCAAGACGCGTCAAAAGGAGCGAGTTGCTATATAAAAACGACAACATGAGACATTACTCGCCACCAGCCGTGACAGCCTTGGGCTCTGGAGTCTCGGTCGCAGCAGGCGCCTCGGGGGCCTTGATGGTCTCCTTGGCCGGAGCAGGGACGTCGGCCGcgtcctcatcagcctcggcgtcctcctcgccttctgCTTCAgcgtcttcctcttcttcttctggctcctcctcctcctcttcttcctcggcagcGTCACCATTGGGGACCTCTTCGCCCGAAGCCTCGGTCGTCTTGCGCTTCTTTACGGGTGGCTCGACTGTGTCGAAGGAATCAGCTTGGTCCTACTCGCGATGGGGCAGTTGCCCGTGATagtgatgatggatggaagaagtGGATAGACCGGGCTGGCTCAGCTCGACCAACTTCGAAGCAAACTCACCCTtctcttcagcctcgtcgccctcttcatcatcctcttcctcctcctcggcatcctcgtcctcttcgctctgctcctcctcatctccgGTCGAGATGTACCTGATTCGGACCAAGGTCAGCACGACGTCATCAACTagacaacaccatcaagcaAACAGCGGGATCAGCCTGGTCGCGACACCACAAAAAGAAGCAAGGCGACGCAAGAAATGGGGATAGTGAGCTATCGCGATCACGGCACCCCAAGCTGCGCATGCAGGCGGGATcgaccatgaccatgatCGCATCCCATCACATTACATGCGACAACTGCGCGACGCGCATACATGGGAGCGGCGCAACGAATAGCGCAGCGCGAGGGGAATGCGCGATTGGGCAATTGAAACCTCGCCCCAAAAGTCAAAGGAGGAATCAAAAACGCAACAAAACAACTCGGGATAAGATGCAGAGAGTAGAGAATGGAACAtactcctcttcctcctcgccatcatcgtcttcagGCAGGGAgacgagctcctcctcctcctcgtcttgcTTTCTCTTGCGGGACATGGTTGCGGATATGGGAGTGATGTAATAGAACTAGCGAGTTGCGATTGACAAGTTCAGGAGTATAAAAAGCTTCTCTCGAGGGGAACGAGAGGGTTTTAAAGGTTGACCAAGGCACAGCACGAGATAGGCAAGCTAGACAGGACCAGAacagaagagaggagagagggagagtcA
This Fusarium keratoplasticum isolate Fu6.1 chromosome 6, whole genome shotgun sequence DNA region includes the following protein-coding sequences:
- a CDS encoding GPN-loop GTPase; protein product: MASSSTADAPAASSPPVAIVCVGMAGSGKTTFMRRINAHLHQKETPPYVINLDPAVLSVPFESNIDIRDSVNYEEVMKQYNLGPNGGILTSLNLFATKVDQIVNLLEKRAQPDPEKPERKPIDRILVDTPGQIEVFVWSASGTILLESLASSFPTVIAYVIDTPRTASTSTFMSNMLYACSILYKTKLPMILVFNKTDVKDAEFAKEWMTDFEAFQEALRRDEESDALGGVEGGGHGGSGYMGSLLNSMSLMLEEFYAHLSVVGVSSRLGTGVDEFFEAVEEKKQEFLRDYLPELERRRAERDEQKKATREKELDKMMQGMTVGGQPAPKKDDDDDVDVPSDDDDTDSDDEAKKQSLQERYQAAMGDNEDSIMADASFAKYLHTQR
- a CDS encoding HIT domain-containing protein, producing MFDPSTPPTACCPFCTICTIFKPYDPLNPPPQSSPSIDPELVSPASFIVLSTPTLIAFLDILPLSRGHLLLCPRPHRPKLTDVTDSESAELGRYLRVLSKATARATGVEDWNVVQNNGAAAAQVVPHMHFHVIPRPEIRASGRFSESFTMFGRGKREELDDDEAAQLAEELRQSVAAVLKEEEEESRKAKL
- a CDS encoding Aldo-ket-red domain-containing protein, whose protein sequence is MALNMLTHSSRTFTLNTGDEIPAVGLGTWRSNPRQVSAAVETALRAGYRHIDTALAYGNEREVGVGIRASGVPREDIWVTSKLRNNWHKHVREGLETSLNNLGLDYVDLYLIHWPCSRDADDPANLYRDWDFVDTWAEMQKLLDGVKVRNIGVSNFGIRHLEELLNSPSTKVVPAVNQIELHPCNPSPNLVAYNTSKGIHTEGYSCLGSAHLGLSRNKILVDIANAKGKTPQQVLLQWGLQKGWSVVPKSVTSSRIESNLDLDGWELTGEEMDMLDGIETRFKVVGDGFLPRRVFFGDDE
- a CDS encoding BHLH domain-containing protein, with translation MMSSTYLDAAEGERGGARFGGGLSDNWMSSMDAAAMPFSGLDASYEASPQTSLQSPETPSLDNTVFPSPMADFAYLDRPFGDFSSSGYAIPPATPGQFPVRASTSLSDGYDLTGGSSVSPSLGTVWPAHVSPAATFLPTPPMADELSAAESGAEDDNPDRDEDEEEEEEEEPAPKKRKRGADKTKGAKRPHTQLRTASRAPKKRGAAATKPRHPSETVEEVKARAAHNQVEQQYRKRLNTHFERLLAVLPPPGREGGVASDRRVSKAEVLDLARERIRALERQTARLERERRELRGRIGGLEGRMGGRCLV